A genomic segment from Thamnophis elegans isolate rThaEle1 chromosome 3, rThaEle1.pri, whole genome shotgun sequence encodes:
- the LOC116505329 gene encoding cytochrome P450 1A1-like isoform X1 — translation MESSGRAASDLLGARVGFSWLGASARSFLKMNFAIEEVSFSRIMIALCTVVSLFIYVRMLTKNKQPSPPGPWSLPILGNLLQLGDHPYVFFDQMRKKYGDVFQIQLGRVPVVVVNGLDAARQVLLRDGESFAGRPDMHTFSFFANGESLSFSVKFGESWKLQKKVAAKALRSLAKSEAKSSTCSCLLEEHVCTEASELVKTFLELSKKGSFDPVAVTTCTVANVVCALCFGKRYSHRDEEFLSVIQMNHDLIKASSAFNPADFIPCLRYFPLPAAKVARAFYGKFNNFVAQHVEDHYATYDKNVLRDITDALINVSNERKADEKIVTLSNEKIIITVNDIFGAGFGTLSSCLQWIFLYLINNPEIQMKIQEEIDEKIGLRPPKFEDRKNLHYTEAFINEVFRHSSFIPFTIPHCTTKDTVLNGYFIPQNTCIFINMYQVNHDANLWIDPDTFKPQRFLNENGELNKSLIEKILIFGMGLRKCLGEEVARNEIFVILTTILQQLRLEKLLEGQLDITPVYGLSMTPKPYKICVSQRA, via the exons ATGGAGTCCTCGGGCAGAGCGGCCTCGGATCTCCTCGGTGCCCGCGTGGGGTTTTCCTGGCTGGGCGCTTCTGCTCG GTCCTTTCTGAAAATGAATTTTGCAATTGAGGAAGTTTCCTTTTCAAGGATCATGATTGCTTTATGTACTGTGGTGTCACTATTCATTTATGTACGAATGTTAACAAAGAACAAACAACCATCCCCACCAGGACCTTGGTCACTTCCTATTTTGGGGAATCTTCTCCAGCTTGGAGATCATCCTTACGTTTTCTTTGATCAGATGAGGAAGAAATATGGAGATGTGTTTCAGATACAGCTTGGAAGGGTTCCTGTTGTGGTTGTTAATGGCCTGGATGCTGCCAGACAGGTCCTACTGAGGGATGGAGAAAGTTTTGCAGGCCGACCCGATATgcacactttttctttttttgccaatGGCGAGAGCTTATCATTTTCGGTGAAGTTTGGAGAGagttggaagctgcagaaaaaggtTGCTGCCAAGGCATTGAGGTCCCTGGCCAAATCTGAAGCCAAGTCCTCCACTTGCTCTTGTCTTCTAGAAGAGCATGTTTGCACTGAGGCATCCGAACTGGTGAAAACATTTTTAGAACTCTCCAAGAAAGGGAGCTTTGATCCTGTTGCGGTGACAACCTGCACTGTGGCTAATGTGGTCTGTGCCCTCTGTTTTGGTAAGAGGTACAGCCACAGGGATGAAGAATTTCTGAGTGTGATCCAAATGAATCACGATCTTATAAAAGCCTCAAGTGCCTTCAATCCCGCTGACTTCATCCCGTGCCTTCGTTATTTTCCACTCCCTGCTGCGAAGGTTGCCCGCGCATTTTATGGAAAGTTCAACAACTTTGTGGCACAACATGTGGAAGACCATTATGCCACATATGATAAG AATGTTCTCAGAGACATCACTGATGCCTTAATTAATGTTAGCAATGAAAGAAAAGCCGATGAGAAAATTGTAACCTTatcaaatgaaaaaataataattactgtCAATGACATCTTTGGAGCTG gTTTCGGTACACTCTCATCATGTTTGCAATGGATTTTTCTGTACTTGATAAACAACCCAGAAATTCAGATGAaaattcaagaagaaattg ATGAAAAGATTGGGCTAAGGCCTCCAAAGTTTGAAGACCGAAAAAACTTGCATTATACAGAAGCTTTCATCAATGAAGTCTTCAGGCACAGCTCTTTTATTCCATTCACTATACCTCACTG taCTACCAAAGACACTGTTCTCAATGGGTATTTTATTCCACAAAATACCTGCATTTTCATTAATATGTATCAAGTTAATCATGATGC AAATCTGTGGATAGACCCTGACACATTTAAACCACAGAGATTTTTGAATGAAAATGGTGAACTCAACAAGAGCTTGATTGAAAAAATTCTGATCTTTGGAATGGGGCTCCGAAAATGTTTGGGAGAAGAAGTAGCCCGCAATGAGATCTTTGTTATCCTCACTACTATCTTACAGCAGCTGAGACTGGAGAAACTACTTGAAGGTCAGCTAGATATAACACCAGTATATGGACTGTCAATGACACCCAAGCCCTATAAAATTTGTGTGTCACAGCGTGCTTGA
- the LOC116505329 gene encoding cytochrome P450 1A1-like isoform X2 — protein sequence MNFAIEEVSFSRIMIALCTVVSLFIYVRMLTKNKQPSPPGPWSLPILGNLLQLGDHPYVFFDQMRKKYGDVFQIQLGRVPVVVVNGLDAARQVLLRDGESFAGRPDMHTFSFFANGESLSFSVKFGESWKLQKKVAAKALRSLAKSEAKSSTCSCLLEEHVCTEASELVKTFLELSKKGSFDPVAVTTCTVANVVCALCFGKRYSHRDEEFLSVIQMNHDLIKASSAFNPADFIPCLRYFPLPAAKVARAFYGKFNNFVAQHVEDHYATYDKNVLRDITDALINVSNERKADEKIVTLSNEKIIITVNDIFGAGFGTLSSCLQWIFLYLINNPEIQMKIQEEIDEKIGLRPPKFEDRKNLHYTEAFINEVFRHSSFIPFTIPHCTTKDTVLNGYFIPQNTCIFINMYQVNHDANLWIDPDTFKPQRFLNENGELNKSLIEKILIFGMGLRKCLGEEVARNEIFVILTTILQQLRLEKLLEGQLDITPVYGLSMTPKPYKICVSQRA from the exons ATGAATTTTGCAATTGAGGAAGTTTCCTTTTCAAGGATCATGATTGCTTTATGTACTGTGGTGTCACTATTCATTTATGTACGAATGTTAACAAAGAACAAACAACCATCCCCACCAGGACCTTGGTCACTTCCTATTTTGGGGAATCTTCTCCAGCTTGGAGATCATCCTTACGTTTTCTTTGATCAGATGAGGAAGAAATATGGAGATGTGTTTCAGATACAGCTTGGAAGGGTTCCTGTTGTGGTTGTTAATGGCCTGGATGCTGCCAGACAGGTCCTACTGAGGGATGGAGAAAGTTTTGCAGGCCGACCCGATATgcacactttttctttttttgccaatGGCGAGAGCTTATCATTTTCGGTGAAGTTTGGAGAGagttggaagctgcagaaaaaggtTGCTGCCAAGGCATTGAGGTCCCTGGCCAAATCTGAAGCCAAGTCCTCCACTTGCTCTTGTCTTCTAGAAGAGCATGTTTGCACTGAGGCATCCGAACTGGTGAAAACATTTTTAGAACTCTCCAAGAAAGGGAGCTTTGATCCTGTTGCGGTGACAACCTGCACTGTGGCTAATGTGGTCTGTGCCCTCTGTTTTGGTAAGAGGTACAGCCACAGGGATGAAGAATTTCTGAGTGTGATCCAAATGAATCACGATCTTATAAAAGCCTCAAGTGCCTTCAATCCCGCTGACTTCATCCCGTGCCTTCGTTATTTTCCACTCCCTGCTGCGAAGGTTGCCCGCGCATTTTATGGAAAGTTCAACAACTTTGTGGCACAACATGTGGAAGACCATTATGCCACATATGATAAG AATGTTCTCAGAGACATCACTGATGCCTTAATTAATGTTAGCAATGAAAGAAAAGCCGATGAGAAAATTGTAACCTTatcaaatgaaaaaataataattactgtCAATGACATCTTTGGAGCTG gTTTCGGTACACTCTCATCATGTTTGCAATGGATTTTTCTGTACTTGATAAACAACCCAGAAATTCAGATGAaaattcaagaagaaattg ATGAAAAGATTGGGCTAAGGCCTCCAAAGTTTGAAGACCGAAAAAACTTGCATTATACAGAAGCTTTCATCAATGAAGTCTTCAGGCACAGCTCTTTTATTCCATTCACTATACCTCACTG taCTACCAAAGACACTGTTCTCAATGGGTATTTTATTCCACAAAATACCTGCATTTTCATTAATATGTATCAAGTTAATCATGATGC AAATCTGTGGATAGACCCTGACACATTTAAACCACAGAGATTTTTGAATGAAAATGGTGAACTCAACAAGAGCTTGATTGAAAAAATTCTGATCTTTGGAATGGGGCTCCGAAAATGTTTGGGAGAAGAAGTAGCCCGCAATGAGATCTTTGTTATCCTCACTACTATCTTACAGCAGCTGAGACTGGAGAAACTACTTGAAGGTCAGCTAGATATAACACCAGTATATGGACTGTCAATGACACCCAAGCCCTATAAAATTTGTGTGTCACAGCGTGCTTGA